The proteins below are encoded in one region of Salvelinus sp. IW2-2015 unplaced genomic scaffold, ASM291031v2 Un_scaffold1826, whole genome shotgun sequence:
- the LOC112072105 gene encoding erythroblast NAD(P)(+)--arginine ADP-ribosyltransferase-like, with the protein MFGIVMLIGMVSYTCCFXTGAVKVMRIDNILTFAVLCVFYDWTLGVDSKMVHLRQPGLNSPIPLDMVPNSVDDMYNGCTEQMXNTVQXKXLSIETKTVGIFKXAWKKAEECVKNVKERFKKXNSEVNLKDKLSXEHIQAICVYTEVXNXIXREXNQAVRTNRTDYGSSFQFHSLHFLLIDALRLLKENQNGCHTTYRGTSMVFAGEVNQIIRFGFFASSSLDKKITQKFGVDSCFEIKTCAGAYLKSYPVLGEKEKEVLIPPFEMFKITKKEKGENVLXCKSLFKLESVGLQSNLNCKAVLENTAVKLSVSQ; encoded by the exons ATGTTTGGTATTGTTATGCTGATTGGTATGGTCTCCTATACATGTTGTTTTAYTACAGGTGCTGTTAAAGTCATGAGGATAGACAACATCCTAACCtttgctgtgctgtgtgtcttCTATGATTGGACTCTGGGTGTGGACTCCAAGATG GTTCATCTCCGTCAGCCTGGTCTCAATTCCCCCATACCCTTAGACATGGTCCCTAACTCTGTTGACGACATGTATAACGGCTGCACTGAACAAATGWACAACACAGTGCAGAAKAAATTWCTTTCAATAGAAACSAAAACAGTAGGGATCTTCAAACRAGCCTGGAAGAAGGCAGAAGAATGTGTAAAAAATGTGAAGGAACGATTCAAAAAGSACAATTCAGAGGTCAATCTTAAAGACAAACTTAGTGKAGAGCATATCCAGGCTATCTGTGTTTACACAGAAGTTTMMAATKACATATWTAGGGAGYTCAACCAGGCAGTCCGGACCAATAGGACAGACTACGGGTCCTCCTTCCAGTTCCACTCCCTGCATTTCCTGCTGATAGATGCTCTCCGCCTCCTGAAAGAAAACCAAAATGGCTGTCACACCACATATCGAGGAACCAGCATGGTGTTTGCAGGTGAAGTTAACCAAATAATCCGATTTGGCTTCTTTGCCTCCAGCTCTCTTGACAAGAAAATTACTCAAAAATTTGGAGTTGACTCCTGCTTTGAGATAAAGACATGTGCAGGAGCTTATCTCAAGTCCTACCCAGTGTTgggagaaaaggagaaggaggTGTTGATTCCACCTTTTGAGATGTTCAAAATTACCAAAAAGGAAAAAGGCGAGAATGTTCTTAAMTGTAAATCTCTCTTCAAACTGGAGAGTGTAGGGCTCCAGAGCAATCTGAATTGTAAAGCTGTATTGGAAAACACAGCAGTTAAGCTGTCTGTTAGTCAGTGA